The proteins below are encoded in one region of Pangasianodon hypophthalmus isolate fPanHyp1 chromosome 6, fPanHyp1.pri, whole genome shotgun sequence:
- the LOC113534324 gene encoding protein mono-ADP-ribosyltransferase PARP12, with translation MSNAVSSYMFQAVCQHGGSLDFKTLEQILRKRFTVADEVLREDVCDVDRLLVVEGSERRADMELFSADTVIIAKTPLRVCQTLPGQCAGCETLHLCRYLVCGNCRFREKCKNSHALDSSHNSALLRKVGLQQLGQSALFQLLLQNDPYLLPEVCTHYNKGNGEHGGCRYQASCTNLHVCQHFLQDDCKFGAACKRAHSFDATAVKILNGRGLSPENINNFRKFYKNRFLICSSKEKPPGPHHLAKTVSPEPVSLAAGESPKPANEPDPNEICLFFIRRGCSFKDKCVRVHYHLPYKWQVLDKNGQTWKDLPNGEVIEGAFCNPANEVSPGPETVNFISMTCGGRQVRRLSTASSVTKPPNFILTTEWLWYWKNEKEQWIEYGQGMDAQLATPLTSQTLENVYQSDPQSEIPVSSEKHTYMLYLKDMYQQNILYQTKRAIRRRPRFVSALEVESKLKSESSSSSSVAVPAHWDKGALPSFSYKLVPLSRTDAEFLMVEKLFKQTMPKYNVTSIERNQNSSLWKVFQWQKEQMKERNGGRDVDEKLLFHGTQQSLIEVICEQNFDWRICGVNGTLYGKGSYFARDASYSDQYSQSADSSKKMFVARVLVGHYTRGHSSFVRPPPKSMGKGFYDSCVDNCSNPSIFVVFEKYQIYPEFIIEYAPEESKCLIS, from the exons ATGTCAAATGCAGTATCATCATATATGTTCCAGGCAGTTTGTCAGCATGGAGGCAGTTTGGATTTTAAAACTTTGGAGCAGATCTTGCGGAAACGGTTCACAGTAGCagatgaagtgcttcgagaagatgtgtgtgatgtggacaGGCTGCTGGTGGTGGAAGGCAGTGAGAGAAGAGCAGACATGGAGCTTTTCAGTGCTGACACTGTGATCATCGCTAAAACCCCTCTGAGAGTTTGTCAGACACTCCCTGGCCAGTGTGCTGGCTGTGAAACTCTGCACCTTTGCAGGTATCTGGTTTGTGGGAACTGCAGGTTCAG ggaaaaatgcaaaaactcCCACGCCTTGGATTCCTCTCATAACTCAGCACTCCTGCGCAAAGTGGGACTCCAGCAACTCGGACAGTCTGCACTTTTCCAGCTATTGCTGCAGAATGACCCCTACCTCCTGCCAGAG GTTTGCACCCATTATAATAAGGGGAATGGAGAACATGGAGGCTGTAGGTATCAGGCGTCCTGCACCAACCTGCACGTCTGCCAGCACTTCCTACAGGATGACTGTAAATTCGGTGCTGCCTGCAAAAGAGCTCATTCATTTGATGCCACTGCTGTCAAAATTCTTAATGGCAGAGGACTCAGCCCAGAAAACATCAACAACTTCCgcaaattttacaaaaacaggTTTTTGATCTGTTCTTCTAAGGAAAAACCACCTGGCCCACATCATCTGGCTAAAACAGTCAGTCCTGAACCAG TATCTTTGGCTGCTGGAGAAAGTCCAAAGCCTGCAAACGAACCTGACCCAAATGAGATTTGCCTTTTCTTCATTCGCAGAGGTTGCAGCTTTAAAG ATAAGTGTGTCCGTGTTCATTACCACTTGCCATATAAATGGCAGGTTTTAGATAAGAATGGACAAACATGGAAAGACTTGCCAAATGGAGAGGTAATTGAGGGAGCCTTCTGTAATCCAGCTAATGAAGTGAG TCCAGGGCCTGAGACTGTCAACTTCATCTCCATGACATGTGGAGGGAGACAAGTTCGTCGTCTGTCCACAGCATCGTCTGTTACCAAACCCCCTAACTTCATCCTGACCACTGAGTGGCTCTGGTactggaaaaatgaaaaagaacaatGGATTGAATATGGACAGGGG ATGGATGCACAGCTGGCCACTCCTCTCACCTCTCAGACCCTAGAGAACGTTTACCAGTCGGATCCGCAGAGTGAAATCCCTGTCAGTTCTGagaaacatacatacatgctGTACTTGAAAG ACATGTATCAGCAAAACATTCTGTACCAAACAAAAAGAGCGATTCGGAGGAGGCCACGATTTGTCTCTGCTCTAGAGGTTGAGAGCAAGCTAAAAAG TGAAAGCTCCAGCTCCTCCTCTGTGGCAGTTCCTGCTCACTGGGATAAAGGAGCTTTACCCAGTTTCTCCTACAAG CTGGTTCCCTTATCTAGGACAGACGCTGAATTCCTCATGGTAGAGAAGCTCTTTAAACAGACCATGCCAAAGTACAACGTCACCAgcattgagaggaaccagaacaGCTCTTTATGGAAAGTTTTCCAGTG GCAGAAAGAGCAGATGAAAGAGCGGAATGGAGGGAGAGATGTGGATGAGAAACTCTTGTTTCACggcacacagcagtctctaatAGAGGTCATCTGTGAGCAGAACTTTGACTGGAGGATTTGTGGGGTGAATGGCACGTTATATGGAAAAG GTAGTTATTTTGCCAGAGATGCCTCCTACTCTGATCAATACTCTCAGTCTGCAGACAGCAGCAAAAAGATGTTTGTGGCACGGGTTCTGGTGGGTCACTACACCAGGGGCCACAGCAGCTTTGTCCGTCCTCCGCCTAAATCCATGGGCAAAGGCTTCTATGACAGCTGTGTGGACAACTGCAGCAATCCAAGCATTTTTGTTGTCTTTGAGAAGTACCAGATTTACCCTGAATTCATAATAGAATATGCTCCTGAGGAATCCAAATGTTtgatttcataa